CGTCTTTTCTGACAGCTTTCACCTTCGTATATTCCAGCTCTGCCCCAAGGGCAGATACCTGTTCCGCCATCGCTGTTGCAAACTCACTGCCGCTTACTTCTGCGATTCCGGGATAATTCTCTACGTGAGGAGATAACGTAATTTGCCCACCGAAGGTTGTTCCTTCGATGAGCAATACTTTTTTCCCCGCACGCAGTCCATAGATCGCAGCTGTCATTCCGGCGGTGCCGCCTCCGACAATTACAATATCATACATAGGACTACCTCCTCATAAGAGTAATCTAATTACTCTCTGTATACTTTTTAATGTTCGATGCATTGGCAAGCTTTTCCACACCGTTCTCATCTATGACGATAAGTGTCGGCGCCTGCTTTATGCCATATTTCTCCACGAGATCCGCATGTTCTTCTGCATCTACAAGCATATAATCTATGTGTGCCTTTTCCAGCATGGCTTTTGCCATCGTACAGTTCGGGCATGTCTTTGTAGTGAAAAGGATCTTCTGCGGTTCTCCTGCCTCCTGCTTTGGCACTTCATCAATATGTTCCCCGGATTTTGAAGTAATATGCAGCTTGGAATGACTCAGGTCATAAACCTTTCTGTCCTTGAATTCCTGTGATTTACCGTCGTTCCAGTTCTGGACCGGACGGTAATAACCGGTGATCCTGCTGTATACTTCCGTCGTCTCGCCGCATTCCGGGCAGCTGTACTCTTCTCCGTTGATATATCCGTGGTTCTTACAGATCGAATAGGTCGGAGACATCGTATAGTAAGGAAGCCTGTAATTTTCCGCTATTTTCTTCACAAGTGAAGCTGCCGACTTCCAGTCAGGAAGCTTCTCGCCGAGGAACGCGTGGAACACTGTTCCGGATGTATATAGCGTCTGCAGTTCGTCCTGGATATCAAGCGCCTCAAAGATATCTTCCGTATACCCTACCGGCAGGTGGGAACTGTTCGTGTAATACGGTGTCCCGTCTCCTTCTGCCGCCGTGATGATGTCCGGGAATTGTGCCACATCGTGCTTTGCAAATCTGTACGTTGTGGACTCTGCCGGCGTCGCCTCCAGATTATACAGCTCGCCGTATTCTTCCTGATAACCGGAAAGCCGCTCCCTCATGTGATTCAGCACTTTCTTGGAAAATTCCTGCGTCGCTGTGTCTGTCATATCCTTTCCGATCCATTTTGCGTTCAGGCCTGCCTCGTTCATTCCTATCAGACCGATGGTTGAAAAATGATTGTCAAACGTTCCGAGATATCTCTTTGTATACGGGTAAAGTCCTTCGTCCAGAAGCTTAGTGATGACCGAACGCTTCACATGAAGCGAGCGTGCCGCGATGTCCATCATTTTGTCCAGACGCGTGAAAAACTCTTCCTCATCCGCTGACTGGTAGGCTATTCTCGGCATGTTGATCGTCACAACGCCTACAGAGCCTGTGCTTTCGCCGCTGCCGAAAAAGCCGCCTGATTTCTTGCGCAGTTCCCTCAGGTCAAGGCGAAGTCTGCAGCACATACTTCTGACGTCGCTTGGCTCCATATCACTGTTGATATAGTTGGAAAAATAAGGTGTCCCGTATTTTGCCGTCATTTCAAATAAAAGCTTGTTGTTCTCTGTCTCGGACCAGTCGAAATCACTCGTGATGGAATAGGTCGGGATGGGATACTGGAATCCACGGCCGTGCGCGTCTCCCTCGATCATGATCTGGATAAATGCCTTGTTGACCAGATCCATCTCTCTCTTACAGTCGCCGTATGTGAAGTCCATCTCTTTACCGCCCACGATAGCCGGCATATTGACAAGGTCATTCGGCACCGTCCAGTCGAGCGTGATATTGGAAAACGGCGCCTGTGTGCCCCAGCGGGACGGAGTGTTCACACCATAGATAAATGATTCAATGCATTTTTTCACATCTTCATACTGCAGGTCATCCACCTTTACAAACGGGGCAAGATATGTGTCAAAAGAAGAAAATGCCTGTGCGCCTGCCCATTCATTCTGCATAATACCGAGAAAGTTGACCATCTGGTTGCAGAGCACGCTCAGATGCTTTGCCGGTGAGGATGATATCTTTCCCGGAATGCCGCCGAGTCCTTCCTGGATAAGCTGCTTTAACGACCACCCTGCACAGTAGCCTGTGAGCATGGACAAGTCGTGGATATGGATGTCAGCGTCTCTGTGTGCCTGTCCGATCTCATCATCATAGATCTCCGACAGCCAGTAGTTCGCAGTGATCGCCCCGGAGTTGCTGAGAATGAGTCCGCCCACGGAATATGTGACCGTTGAATTCTCCTTGACGCGCCAGTCCGTTACCTTCACATAGCTGTCCACGATCTCTCTGTAGTCCAGCATGGTGGAATTCAGATTACGTATCTTCTCTCTCTGTTTTCTGTATAAGATATAGCCCTTCGCCACATCTGCATATCCCGCCTTGATCAGGACTGCCTCAACGCTGTCCTGGATGTCCTCCACCTGAACGAGCGAATTCTTTATCTTTGGTTCAAAATCAGCGGTAACCTTCAGCGCCAGCAGATCGATAATATCCTGATTATACTCTTTCTCCTGTGCGGCAAACGCCTTGCTGATCGCCTCGCTGATTTTTGTGATGTCAAACTTTGCTATCTGACCGTCTCTTTTTGTTACTTGATACATGATAGAGCCTCCCCACTTATTCTTTTTTTCTTCCGTTCTTTATACAAATATCATTTTCATTTGTCGGTTCTTTTATCTTACCACTCTTCTGGTATGACAGTCAACAAAAATAACAACATATTGTGCGTTTTTTTGATTCTTTCACAACATGTTGTTATTGTATAGTTATGCTATAACCCGCGTATTTCCGCGGTCTGCACGTATTTTTCCACCACTTCCAGCGCCTGTTCCATAATTTCCCTGTTGTATCCGTGAAGCCCTTCCTGTATGAGATCTCCCGAATCTACAAACTGCTGGAGGTAGTACCGCTGCGCTCCCCTGATCCACCTGCCGATGGACTCAAAATCCGAGCGCTGGTGAAACTCCAGCACAACGGTGGTGCGGAATTCATAGGGCACGGCGTCACTTAGAAGATACTGGACGCTTCGGTGTATGTTCCGTATGTCATAATCCCTGATACCGATCGTCTTCCCGTAACTCTCCTGGGAATTCTTGATGTCCATGGCTACATAGTCCACAAGTTTTTCGTCCACGAGTCTCTTGAGCTTATCGGGAAAGCTTCCGTTTGTGTCAAGCTTTACCGCGTACCCCATCTCCTTGATCTGCCTCAGAAATGGTTCTATATCAGACTGTATCAGCGGCTCACCTCCGGTAACGCATACCCCGTCCAGCACTCCCATGCGCTTTTTCAGAAACGCAGACACCTCTTCCTGCGTTATCTCTTCGTTCTTATAAGTATCTACCACAAGTGAAGCGTTGTGGCAGAAGGGACACCGGAAATTACATCCTGCTGTAAATATGGTACAAGCCACTTTGCCCGGATAATCCAAAAGTGTAAGCTTCTGTAAACCTTGAATCACCATACATCTTCCTCTTTCCTGTAACATATTTCTATGTCTTATTGAACGCCGGCAGTTCTATAAATCTGCCTTATGAAACATATTATGCCTTAAAATGTTCCATCATGACCGGCATGCATTCTCTGCTGTACCTGGTGAGGGAGTAGCTTCCCTTGTTGAGGCACCAGTCGGATACGAGCGCCCTCTCACACATGGCATAGTATTTCACGATCTCCCTGACTGTCCTGTCGGCGCGGATCTGTCCCCGCCTCTGCCCCTCCTCCACAACTTTGGTGATGAGCTTATAATATTTGCGGTTACTGTCAAGCAAGTGTACCTGACCGTCCGCCACAAGCTGGGTGGAGTAAAGAGACGCGAGCAGGTCAAGGCTTATCTTCTCTTCCATCATAGCGTGCATCTCGGCATTCAGATACAACAGCTTTACAAAACTGTTCATGCCTGTATCCATCTTCTGTTCCAGCTCCTCATAGTAATCATCCAGTATAAACGCCAGTGTATTCAGCAGTTCATCTTTCGTGTTGAAATAATAATAAAAAGAACCTTTCGACGTCCCTGACAGTTCAATGATATCATCCACGGTCGTTCCATTGTATCCTTTGTCATGAAACAACTGCCACGCCGCCGATACGATTCTGCTTTTAACACCTTTCTTGTCTTCACTTTTCCCCATGTCGTCCCTCTTTCTCTCTTCCTGTCGGTATATATGTATATAAAACATTCTAACATAAAAGCATTTATTTGAATAACTACTTTTTCCATTCATGGCACAATAACTTATCTGGACTCAAAGCCGGCCTCCCGCTCCAGAGGGATCCCCTCCCAGTCTATCCAGTCTATCTCGATGAAACTGTTGTTATTTATGCCGGTGAGCAGTTTATTTATCATGGGCTCCCGCCCCTGAACCTCCATCGTCACGGTTCCGTCCCACTCATTTTGCACCCAGCCGGTGAGCCCGAGCGACCTTGCAAGATATTTGGCCGTGTAGCGGAAGCCCACGCCCTGGACTCTGCCTTTAAACACGTACCGTCTGCGGATCTCTGCCATCTTATCCCCACTTTCCACATTAGTTTTCCATCCTATTGTAGACTTTTTTACAGAGAAAATCAATTGGGGACAGGGTGAAACGCGGCTGGGGACGGAGGTTTTTTAAAAAACCTCCGTCCCCAGCCGCGTTTCACCCTGTCCCCAGCCGTTTAACTAAAGCTCTGTTCTGTCCGCTCGATGATTTCGTCCTGCAGCGCCTTGCTCAGATTTCTGAAGTGGTCGCTGTAGCCTGCCACGCGCACGATCAGATCCTTATAATCTTCCGGATGCTCCTGCGCCTGTATGAGTGTCTCTTTATCGATAACGTTAAACTGAATGTGGTGTCCGTCCATGTTGAAGTAGGTGCGCACGAGATTGGCCATCTGGTCAAGCCCTTCTTCTCCGGCAACTACACTCGGTGTGAACTTCTGGTTCAGCAGTGTTCCGCCTGTCTGAAGGTGGTCCATCTTGGCACACGATTTCACGACAGATGTAGGACCGTTTGTATCCGCGCCTTTTTCCGGAGAGATTCCCTCGGATACGGGCTTGTGGGCCAGACGTCCGTTGGGGCTTGCCATCATGACGTCACCGAAGTATACGTGGCACGTGGTTGGCAGCATGTTGATGCGGTACATACCGCCGAGCATATTCGGCCGTCCCGTCACCTGGCTTCTGTAGTATTCAAACACATCTTTCATGATGCTGTCTGCATAGTCGTCGTCATTTCCGTATTTCGGCGTCTTGTTGCACACAATATTCCAGATCCTGTCATGCCCTTCAAAATTATCCTCCAGCGCCTGCATCAGCTCTTCCATCGTAAATGTCTTCTTTTCATATACGTTGTACTTCACAGCGGCCAGACAGTCTGTGATCGTTCCGATCCCTACTCCCTGGAGATATTTTGTATTGTATCTTGCGCCGCCTCCATTGTAGTCTTTCCCTTTGGAGATACAGTCGTTCGTGATGATGGATAAGAACGGCACCGGCATATTTTCTGCGTATATCTTCTCGATAACATTGCTTCCCTGCACTTTGATATCAATGAAATATTTCATCTGCTTTTTAAATGCGTCGTAAAGTTCTTCGTATGTCTCGAAGTCCGCCGCATATCCGAGCTCAAGGCCGAGCTGCTGCCCGCTTACTTTATCGTATCCGTTGTTCAGTGTCAGTTCAAATATCTTCGGTATATTAAAGTATCCGGTGAGAATATATGCCTCGTTGCCGAACGCCCCTGTCTCCACACATCCGCTCGTGCCGCCGCGCCTTGCATCCTCCAGTGATTTTCCTGCGTTGAGCAGCTCCTGTACGATAGCTTCTGTGTTGTAGAATGCCGGCTGTCCCCAGCCTTTGCGTGAGATCTCACAGGCACGTTTGAGGAACTTCTGCGGTGTCTTTCTGCTGATCTGTACATTGGAACTTGGCTGCAGCAGCTTCATCTCATCCATGCAGTCCAGTATGAGATAACTTACATTGTTCACGCCATTCTCTCCGTTTGGAGCGATTCCGCCTGTGTTGAGGTTTGCAAAATCTGTGTATGTGCTGCTCTCTTTCAGCGTGATCCCAACCTTCGGCGGTGCCGGCTGGTTGTTGAATTTAACCCACAGACACTCTAGCAGTTCCAGCGCTTTCTCATCATCCAGAACGCCCGCTTCCACATCCTTTTCATAAAATGGATTCAAATGCTGGTCAAGACGCCCCGGGCTGTACGCATCCCATGGATTCAGCTCACTCGTGACACCGAGATGTACAAACCAGTACATCTGGATCGCCTGCCAGTATGTCTCTGGCTTATGAGCCGGGACAACGTCACAGTTGGCCGCGATCTGAAGCAGTTCTTCCCTGCGCTTTGGATCTGTCTCCTTCTGAGCCAGGTCTCTTGCGAGAGCCGCATACCGTTCACCGAGGATCATAATGGCGTCGCAGGCAATTTTCATGCCCTCCAGCTCATTTTTCTTATCCAATGCCTCCGGATCATGAAAGAAATCCAGTTTATCTATGGATGCCTGGATATCCTCCTTATAATCGAGAAATCCCTTTTCATATATTTTCACAGAACCAACCGTATGTCCCGGTCCGCGCTGCTCCATAAATTCTGTAAACAGTCCTGCTTCGTACGCCTTCTTCCACTCCGGTGTCATCTGTCTCAGGATCTTGTTGCGGATGCATCTCTTATCCCAGAACGGGATCATCACCTTTTCCTGTGTCTCAAAATCTTTTTCTTTTACCTTAAAGCTTATGAGTTCCCGGTCATTCATGACATGCATATCTTCCATCGTATGGCAGCACAGTTCCGGGAATGTAGGAGATGCCTGGGGAGAGTCGCCTTTCTCGCCCACAATGAGCTCTCCCTCTCCTATGTATAAAGTCTTCGCTGCAAAATAATCTTTCAGCACCTGCGCGCGCAGTTCCGGAACAGAGAGGGCTCCCTCGTATGTCTCATACGTCTTTGTCATACTTTCGGCCCGCTCCATGTCAATATGTGCCGGTGTGTCCAGGCTGAGCTTTCTGAGTTTCCTGATGCGTTCGTTCATTCCTCTTTCTTCCATTTTCTTAACCTCCTATTTTTACATTCTGGAATCCTGATTGTTTAAACAGTGTCACAAACTGCTCCATCTCTTCGCCGGACGGCGCGTGAAGCTTAGTTCCGCCATATGTAAGCCCAAGCTTTTCATATTTTCCTGAGCCTGTATTGTGGTAGGGGAGAAGATTTATATTCGCCACCCTGATCTGTTTCTCCCTGAGGTATCTGATGATCTCTTCCATATCTTCTTTCGTTCCGTTTACTTCCCGTATGACCGGAATACGGATATATATACGGGCGCCTTTGCTGCTGATCCGTTCCAGATTCTCCAGAATCTGTTCATTCCCCATGCCCATATACTTTTTATGTATCTCGTTGTCCATCGTCTTGATGTCATACAAAAAGGTATCTGTATATGGGAGCAGCCGTTCAAAATTTTCGTACGGCGCCTGTCCGCACGTATCTATGGCCACCGATATGCCCATCCTGTCAAGCCTTTTTACAAGTTCTTCTACGTAATCCATATCCGCCATCATGACTTCCCCGCCGGACAGTGTTACTCCGCCGCCGGATTCTTCATAGAACATCTCGTCTTTTCTCAGCTCTTTTACCAGTTCACTGACCGTATATTCTTTCCCTGCCACTTCCCGCAGATTCAGGTTACAGCTGTCCACACATGTGCCGCAGCCGGTACAGAGCTTCCGGTCTGTGACCATCTTTCCTGCCTCTTCCCGCACGGCATTCTGCGGACAGACCACGGCGCAGCTTCCGCACCCGGCACACCGCTCACTGTCACAGAGCAGCTGGGGCTTAAAGCACTGCGTCTCCGGATTGTGGCACCAGAGGCATTTCAGCAGACACCCTTTAAAAAATACCGTCGTCCGTATCCCGTCGCCGTCGTGGATAGAATACTTCTGGATGCTTGTTATCAAACTCATTTCTTCACCTCACACGTTGTTCGTTTGTTATTAGACTAACGTTCGTACTTTAGTCTAAACATAGCAAAAAAACAGCTCCTTGTCAATAATTTATCAAGGAACTGCGTATCATTTCATGAAATTCAATATATTATATCCAGTATTTTTGTGCACATTTCACAAAGCATCTTTCGGCGCGCCGACGCCGTAAGGAAGGTCAAACAGTGATATCTGCATATCTCTGCCGGACTGTACCTTACGCTCCACGATCGTCTCATCTCCGCGCAGATGTCCGACAAGAAGCGGTGACTCCGGGTCGTGCTGAGCATGCTTCTTCTTAGCGCTCTCAGCGCCTCCTGTAGCGTAACAATACCGGCATCCGTTGACACAGGTGTCGTACATCCCAATATCAATACTCTCCGCGCATCTGCATTCTTTTCTCTGTCCGGCGTCCTTTTTCAGATCAAGTTTATAGCCGATGATCTTGCGTATTTTCTCCTTATCGATACAAGCGCTGTGATGTATGCCGTACCTCTCCAGATTTATTTTCTCAGCGCAGGTGTACAGCGGGAGTTTGTACTTCCCGGCAATTTCGGACAGCCCCTTTGCCGCCTCCAGCATATCTTCCTCTTCCATCTCCGGATAAGGATTCTCTCTGCAGCCGTCCATGAAACTGATGATACACCGGTCTGTATAATTGTGAAGCCATTCGCACATCATCTCAAACTTTTCCAGATGATAGCCAAGCGTGTACTTTCCGCTCAGGATGATCGGATCAAATCTCCAGTCGACCCGCTCTCTCCCGAGACGCTCGGCAAGCAGCACAAAAGTGGCCATCGATTCCTCTGTTGAAGGTATATTTTCCTCCATGTCTTTCTCATAATCTGTGACAGTCATCTGAAAGCAATACCGGTATCCAAGCCGGTCGATCTCCTTGAGACCGGGCAGGAGCGGCTCCGGATTCTTCGTCCAGAACACAATACAATCAACCGTATCCGGTGACAAGGCGATACGGCTGATCTTTTTCCTGTTGTATGGATTTGGCACTAATATCTCCCCCGCTTTCAGGCGGTTGACAAACCAGTCCGGATAACACGCGGGGATATCGGTTCTTCTGCTTGCGCTGATTATCATCTCTGCTCTCCTGACTCCTTTAATTCTTATAATATACTGAAAAAATAAAGTTGTCAAAGGAAGAAAAATTCCATTCCCCGGAGCCTGCCATGCCTAGCTCATACTGTCTTCTTTATAGTGCTCAATCCTGTAATCGATCACTCCCATCACAGCGACTGCCGCCAGTGCGGAAAACATCAGCGGAACGCTCAGCCAGAACGGCAGTTCATAATGAAATACAAATTTCAGGGACAGCATAACAGGCATATATATCAGAAATACGGTCTGCCATATTCTGTTGCACATATTCCTGTAGCTTTCCAGACGGTAGATTTTATCCAGCTTCATTATCTTCACTCCTCTCATCTTAAAGAAATCGTTCTGCATATCCATCAGAGTTACATCCAGCTCATCAAACGTGTCGTTCCTATGCATAAGCTCGTCACAGAGACCTCTCGCCTCGGACAGCTCTGCCAGCTCTCTTTCAAGCGCTGCCTTTCTCATACCGACAACGTCCGAAACTGTCCGTTTGCCTTCTTTTACCAGCTTGATATCCTTCACCGGAACGCCGAGCACTCTCAGGAATTTGATCTTTTTCAGATCTTCCACATCCTGCATGCTGTACTCCCGGTAATTATTTTCCTTATTTCTCTCCGGAGCCAGAAGGCCTTCGTCCTCATAATAACGGATGTTTGCTTTTTTCATATCTACGAGATTTTCTACTTCTTTAATTGTCAAATGTATTCCTCCTTACATGTATCTAACACCTTAAAGTAACTTGAATGTCAATAGTTTTCTGCATTGTTAACTATATTTTTTATCAGGTTGACAATCTTTTGATTTTCAGATATACTGCCTACAGAATCATTTATGAGGAGGCTGCTATGAACGAAAGAAAATTATCCATTCAAGATATCTGTACTATCAGTCTGTGTACTGCAGTTACCGCAATTATGGCACAGATATCCATACCTATGCCGATGGGGGTGCCGATGACCATGCAGACGTTTGCTGTTACGCTCGCGGCGGTCATACTCGGCGCCAAAAAGGGCGCTGCCGCTTCGCTTATCTATGTACTGCTCGGCGCCGCAGGCGTACCGGTCCTGGCTAACTTTACCGGCGGTTACCAATATCTCATCGGTCCTACCGGAGGATTTCTTCTTACCTTTCCTGTTATGGCATATATCATCGGACTTGGCGCAGAAAAGTTCCGGCGCGCAAACAGCGGCTTCATTATCTGCCTTATCCTGGGAACTGCTGTGAACTACATCGGCGGCATCGCGATGTTCTGCCTTGTGACGGGCAGCAGTGTGTGGGCCGGCTTCACCGCCTGCGTACTTCCGTTCATCCCGACCGCAGTGATAAAAGCCGGACTCGCCGCCGCGATCGGGCTTAAGATCCACAGAAGGCTGGTGAGCGCCGCATGCGTCTGAGACCCCACCACCTGCTCTGTACGCAGGGCTACTCCGGCAAAGGCTACAGCCCGGAATTTGTAAAGAATATGGATGCAGTCGTCCGCCGTCTGCGGACAGAGCAGAAGACGCCGATAGAGCTTGTCTTCTCCACAGATGATCTCTGTTCCTGCTGTCCCGATATGCTTGCCTGCGATCTGTGCCGGGAAAACGAAAAAGTGAAGCGGTTTGACCGCAAGACTGCCGAATATTTCGGGCTCGAGGAAAAGACATACATATACCAGGAACTGACAGCCCACATACGCAGTCATATCACCCCTGAAATACTGGAAGACATATGCGGCGGCTGCAGCTGGTACCCTGTGAGCGCCTGCCGCAAAAACATAACCGGTAAAAAATAAGTTCCATCTGTCCGGGCATAAAAATCAGGCCGGAACCTGCACGCATCATGTAGGGTTCCGGCCTGTATTATATTCATCCGCTCCGGACCGTTCCGGTACAGACAGCTTCTATCCGAAATTCTTTTCCACCAGCCTGCAGTATTCTTCGTATGCCTCCACACCGCCAAAGCTGTCTGCAAGTGCATCCCGGATTCCCTTATAGTACCAGCCGATCATCGCTTTGTCTTTCATGCGGAACCTCTCCCACAGCTTTTCTCCTTCCACAGGATAGTCTCTGTCAATGTCTCTCATGTTAGACAGTTTATCCGCAAGCCCTATCATCTGGACTTCCACCGGTGACCTTCCGATATGGCGGATCGTCGCGCCTTTCCGCTCCACCCATGTCTTGGATTTGTCCTCACTTTCCTGAGCGACCATCACCGCCACCCTGACACTGAATTCTTTCGCGAGCACTTCCTCCGTAATGCCTTCACAATCCTCGATCGTATCGTGAAGCACCGCCGCGCTTATGACCTCTTCGTCTTTCGTCATAGTGGACACAATATCCCCCACCTCGACAGGATGGACGATATATGGCCGCCTCGTCCCTTTTCTGAACTGTCCTTCGTGTGCCCTCGTTGCAAATTCAATCGCTTTGTCGATCATACTGCTGTACCTCTTTCATTCATAAGGTTCTTAAGTTTCTGCATCTTCTTCAATTTCCTCACGAAGCCTTGCTTTTTCCCTTTTGTGGAACAAGTCAAAGATACATGGAACTACGACTAAAGTTAATATGGTTCCGTATATCAGGCCCCCGATGGTGACGATCGCCATCGGCTGCACCATATCTGCCCCCATCCCGACTCCGACAGCCAGCGTCGACAGGCCGAGTATGGTCGTGAGCGCCGTCATGATAATGGGGCGCAGTCTCGTTCTCCCCGCTTCCACCAGCGCATCGTGGCGGGACAGCCCTCCTGCGATCAGCTGATTCGTATAATCTATAAAAACAATACCGTTGTTGACGATAATACCCGACAGCATGACAAATCCTACCATAGCGATCACACTGACCGCCTTCCCTGCGATCCACAGGCCGAACAGACCGCCCGTAAATGCCAGCGGTACGGTGAACATGACGATAAACGGAGAGCGGAGCGACTGAAACTGTGCAACCATGATAAGATACATGAAGACAAGAGCCAGTCCGAGCATTTTAAAAAGTTCCGTCATAGACTCGTTGATAGTCTCATCTTCTCCAACCATCTTCACTTCATAGCCGTCCGGCACATCATATGCTTTGAGCGCCTTATTTACACGGCTGCTCACAAGACCGATATTGTCCCCGTCCTTTACCTCCGAGGTGACAGACATGTATCTGCTCTGATCCTTCCTGCTGATCGCCTGCAGGCCGGAAGCGTCCTCAAATGCAGCGATATCGGAAAGCTTCACTTCCTCCGAAGTCCCGTCCTGTTTCTCTGCCGTAACTGTAAGCTTCCGTATATCTTCCCGTGACAGGCTTTCGTCGGCATCATCCACCACATAGATATCAAAATCCTCTGTATCTGTAGAGAGGGAGGTTGCCTTCTGGGCTTCCGATAGTCTTTTGTTCAGACTCTGATACACCTGCGCGACCGTAAGTCCATGCTCCGTAGCTTTTGTCTTATCTACGATCACGCGGAGTTCTTCTTTGTTATCCTCCGTTCCGTCGGTTACGTTCTGTGTCCCTTTGATATCCTCCAGCATACTCTTGATGTCGCCCGCGATTTTCTGCAGTTTATCCAGATCCTTGCCTTTGATCTGGACATTGATCCCCGAACTTCCAAGTGCGCTCATATCCATATTCGACATATTGACGGTCAGTTCTCCGTCCATGTCTTTTGTCACTTTCTCTATCTCTTTCTTCAGTTCATTGTTGGACATGGAAGGCTTATCACCTGTAATAGCGTAAAATTCTACCATATTTGATGAAGACGATGTTCCCATCATATTTGATGAAGAGACCATTGCCCCTATATCTTTGACGTCTTTCAGCCCGCCGACCCGGTCCATCACCTTATCGGCAGCTTTTGCCGTATCTTCAAGACTTGTGCCTTTTTCCATCTCCAGCGTCATGCTGATCTCCGTGCTCTCCATCTGAGGCATAAATTCCGTTCCTCTTGAGATGGCGAGCGCGCCGCTCGCCACGAACAGCACGAACGCGCCTGCCAGTACGAGAACCTTTCTGTTAAGCGCTTTTGAGAGCATGCTGCCGTACCAGTCTTTGATCCTAATAAACAGGCGGGATTCTTTTTCCTCTGTCTTCTTTAACAGGCCTGCAGATATCATCGGTACGAGCGTCAGCGCCACGATAAGGCTGGCCAGGAGTGAATACGCGATCGTAAGTCCCATATCCACAAACAGCTGGCGTGTAATACCGGAGGTGAACACGATCGGAAGGAACACGCATATCGTCGTAAAGGTGGATGCCGTTATGGCTCCTCCTACCTGTCTGGCTCCTTCGATGGCCGCCGTTTTGGCTGACGCGCCTTCCTCATTCCGCATCCGGTAGATATTTTCGATCACTACAATGGAATTATCTACCAGCATTCCCACGCCGAGCGCCAGGCCTGACAGGGATATGATATTAAGCGTCACACCCGAGAAATACATGGCAACGAGGGCAGTCATGATACTGATCGGTATGGAGCAGGCGATGACAAACGTCGGCCGTATGCTCTTTAAAAATACAAGCAGTATGATGATCGCAAGCACTGCTCCGTAAAGCAGATTCTTAAGAACGGAATTGACGATCAGGTCAATGTAGACTCCCTGATCCATCAAAGTCACCGCATTTATTTCCTTGTGCTCCTTACTGATAGACTGGAGCTTTTCCAGAACGCGGTCACTCACATCACCGGTAGAGTACCCGGTCTGCTTCTGTATGCTCAGCATCATGCCGGACTTTCCGTTGATCTTGGCAT
This is a stretch of genomic DNA from [Clostridium] hylemonae DSM 15053. It encodes these proteins:
- a CDS encoding ribonucleoside triphosphate reductase gives rise to the protein MYQVTKRDGQIAKFDITKISEAISKAFAAQEKEYNQDIIDLLALKVTADFEPKIKNSLVQVEDIQDSVEAVLIKAGYADVAKGYILYRKQREKIRNLNSTMLDYREIVDSYVKVTDWRVKENSTVTYSVGGLILSNSGAITANYWLSEIYDDEIGQAHRDADIHIHDLSMLTGYCAGWSLKQLIQEGLGGIPGKISSSPAKHLSVLCNQMVNFLGIMQNEWAGAQAFSSFDTYLAPFVKVDDLQYEDVKKCIESFIYGVNTPSRWGTQAPFSNITLDWTVPNDLVNMPAIVGGKEMDFTYGDCKREMDLVNKAFIQIMIEGDAHGRGFQYPIPTYSITSDFDWSETENNKLLFEMTAKYGTPYFSNYINSDMEPSDVRSMCCRLRLDLRELRKKSGGFFGSGESTGSVGVVTINMPRIAYQSADEEEFFTRLDKMMDIAARSLHVKRSVITKLLDEGLYPYTKRYLGTFDNHFSTIGLIGMNEAGLNAKWIGKDMTDTATQEFSKKVLNHMRERLSGYQEEYGELYNLEATPAESTTYRFAKHDVAQFPDIITAAEGDGTPYYTNSSHLPVGYTEDIFEALDIQDELQTLYTSGTVFHAFLGEKLPDWKSAASLVKKIAENYRLPYYTMSPTYSICKNHGYINGEEYSCPECGETTEVYSRITGYYRPVQNWNDGKSQEFKDRKVYDLSHSKLHITSKSGEHIDEVPKQEAGEPQKILFTTKTCPNCTMAKAMLEKAHIDYMLVDAEEHADLVEKYGIKQAPTLIVIDENGVEKLANASNIKKYTESN
- a CDS encoding anaerobic ribonucleoside-triphosphate reductase activating protein, which translates into the protein MVIQGLQKLTLLDYPGKVACTIFTAGCNFRCPFCHNASLVVDTYKNEEITQEEVSAFLKKRMGVLDGVCVTGGEPLIQSDIEPFLRQIKEMGYAVKLDTNGSFPDKLKRLVDEKLVDYVAMDIKNSQESYGKTIGIRDYDIRNIHRSVQYLLSDAVPYEFRTTVVLEFHQRSDFESIGRWIRGAQRYYLQQFVDSGDLIQEGLHGYNREIMEQALEVVEKYVQTAEIRGL
- a CDS encoding TetR/AcrR family transcriptional regulator; protein product: MGKSEDKKGVKSRIVSAAWQLFHDKGYNGTTVDDIIELSGTSKGSFYYYFNTKDELLNTLAFILDDYYEELEQKMDTGMNSFVKLLYLNAEMHAMMEEKISLDLLASLYSTQLVADGQVHLLDSNRKYYKLITKVVEEGQRRGQIRADRTVREIVKYYAMCERALVSDWCLNKGSYSLTRYSRECMPVMMEHFKA
- a CDS encoding acylphosphatase, whose translation is MAEIRRRYVFKGRVQGVGFRYTAKYLARSLGLTGWVQNEWDGTVTMEVQGREPMINKLLTGINNNSFIEIDWIDWEGIPLEREAGFESR